In Desmospora activa DSM 45169, one genomic interval encodes:
- the mtnN gene encoding 5'-methylthioadenosine/S-adenosylhomocysteine nucleosidase: MKIGIIGAMTEEVSLLRERMNRADIETIAGSTCHTGTIDGIDVVILQSGIGKVNAAIGTTLMIQNQQPDYIINSGCAGGFHPDLAVGDIVISTEIRHHDVDATIFGYEYGQVPQMPAFYQADPVLVTMAAKAAQTHLDLRVHQGLIASGDSFMSDDNRVALIKSKYPHLYAAEMEAAAIAQVCHQFRIPFVVIRSISDIAGQDAKLSYEQFMELAAERSAQIALSMLAQLGQHSRGVKVHA; this comes from the coding sequence ATGAAAATCGGAATTATCGGCGCTATGACGGAAGAAGTCTCCCTCTTGCGGGAACGGATGAACCGCGCAGACATCGAGACGATCGCCGGTTCAACCTGTCACACCGGAACCATCGACGGCATCGATGTCGTTATTTTGCAATCCGGCATCGGCAAGGTAAATGCGGCCATCGGCACCACCTTGATGATTCAAAACCAACAACCGGACTATATCATCAACAGCGGTTGCGCCGGTGGTTTTCACCCCGATTTGGCCGTGGGTGACATTGTGATCTCAACGGAAATTCGCCACCACGATGTGGATGCCACCATTTTTGGCTATGAGTATGGACAAGTACCCCAGATGCCCGCTTTTTACCAAGCGGACCCCGTGTTGGTGACGATGGCGGCAAAAGCTGCACAAACCCACCTCGATCTACGGGTTCACCAGGGATTGATCGCTTCCGGGGATTCATTTATGAGTGACGATAATCGTGTCGCCTTGATTAAATCCAAGTACCCACACTTGTACGCCGCAGAGATGGAGGCTGCCGCCATCGCTCAGGTTTGCCACCAGTTTCGCATTCCTTTTGTTGTTATCCGCTCCATCTCCGATATCGCCGGCCAAGATGCCAAGTTATCCTATGAACAATTTATGGAACTGGCGGCGGAACGATCAGCACAAATCGCCCTATCGATGCTGGCACAATTGGGACAACATAGCAGAGGAGTGAAGGTCCATGCCTAA
- the tatC gene encoding twin-arginine translocase subunit TatC yields the protein MTDREQRWTEHLGEMRKRIIIVLMFFVLFLIVGFVCAKPIIDWITTDILSGPLGRNLELHIFSPAESLSIFMNFAFVVSLVLTSPVALYQAWRFVQPGLTKQEQRATLRYIPLSVVLLILGLLFGYFLILPFIIGFLSLLTASLGATETYGMYEFFRFMFRIVIPIGLLFELPVIILFLTRIRILNPEILKKGRKFAYLAMVVLAAFITPPDFISNILVALPLIGLYEVSIFFSMRIYRKMKAEEEAYEASWQEREATPGSEADWWGEQPKD from the coding sequence ATGACGGATCGAGAACAGCGTTGGACGGAACATCTAGGTGAAATGCGGAAGCGAATCATCATCGTGTTGATGTTTTTCGTCTTGTTTTTGATTGTGGGATTTGTGTGTGCCAAACCGATTATCGATTGGATTACGACGGATATATTAAGTGGTCCCCTGGGACGTAATCTTGAGCTGCATATCTTTTCTCCAGCGGAATCCTTGAGCATCTTTATGAATTTTGCCTTTGTCGTCAGTCTGGTTCTAACCTCGCCGGTGGCTTTGTATCAGGCGTGGCGGTTTGTTCAGCCGGGTCTGACGAAACAGGAGCAGCGAGCGACATTGCGTTATATTCCCTTATCCGTCGTCTTGCTCATCCTAGGACTTCTGTTTGGCTATTTTTTGATTTTGCCGTTTATAATCGGCTTTTTATCCCTGTTAACGGCTTCTTTGGGGGCGACGGAAACCTACGGAATGTACGAATTTTTTCGCTTTATGTTTCGGATTGTGATTCCAATCGGCCTTTTGTTTGAACTGCCGGTGATCATTCTCTTTTTGACGCGAATCCGGATTCTAAACCCGGAAATATTGAAAAAAGGGCGCAAGTTCGCCTATCTGGCGATGGTGGTGCTGGCGGCTTTTATCACCCCGCCGGACTTTATTTCTAATATCCTGGTCGCACTTCCCCTAATCGGTCTGTATGAGGTAAGCATCTTCTTTTCCATGCGCATCTATCGCAAGATGAAAGCGGAAGAGGAAGCATACGAGGCGTCGTGGCAGGAGAGAGAAGCCACCCCCGGCTCGGAGGCCGACTGGTGGGGGGAGCAGCCAAAAGATTAA
- the groES gene encoding co-chaperone GroES — MIKPLGDRVVLEAIEQEEKTASGIVLPETAKEKPQEGKIVAVGTGRFENGQKVALEVKEGDRVIFSKYAGTEVKVGDKEYLILRESDILAVVD; from the coding sequence GTGATCAAACCGTTGGGAGATCGTGTGGTTCTAGAAGCGATCGAGCAAGAAGAGAAAACCGCTAGCGGCATCGTGCTGCCGGAAACGGCTAAGGAGAAGCCCCAGGAGGGGAAAATCGTCGCTGTTGGTACCGGCCGTTTTGAAAATGGTCAAAAAGTGGCACTGGAAGTGAAGGAGGGCGACCGCGTCATTTTCTCCAAATACGCGGGTACGGAAGTAAAAGTGGGCGATAAGGAATACCTCATCCTGCGGGAGAGTGACATCCTGGCCGTCGTCGACTGA
- a CDS encoding ABC-F family ATP-binding cassette domain-containing protein produces MVSILQVQKIHKSFGGTVVLDGVNLQVEDRERVGLIGPNGAGKSTLLKIITGRLPADEGEIAVPKSARIGYLAQEFETDSAGVIWDEVMRAFASLREQEKKLREMEARMGDETVLADESQYESLLAQYARLQESFERDGGYDYEARAKGALNGLGLGTLDWNSTPVQSLSGGQKTRLALARLLLEQPDLIILDEPTNYLDMDALSWLEHTLESYPHAVLVVSHDRYFLDRIVTVIYEVERTRVTRYPGNYTDYIRQREERLAQWAKEYEQQQTEIKRMEDFVQRNLARASTTKRAQSRRKALERMDKLEKPPGERNRAAIRFETRTRTGKEVLTTDDLTAGYPGSPPLIRSCDLQLERGDRVALVGPNGAGKSTLLKTLAGKLKPLAGTIRWGSGVELDDYDQEQEELNGEATVLDEVWNAHPRLNQTEIRSYLGQFLFNGDAVFKQVKDLSGGEKARLSLVKRLLNQANMLLMDEPTNHLDMDSKERLEEALEGFAGTLLFVSHDRYLIKRLANRVWEVRNGDVLVYEGNYDAFREQVRQREQAQTEQIASPTAPSHHESLRQQRQRERETRRLQQEAEALEQEIEALEEEIAWIEAELCKPEVYQDPNKNLPLQERLMERQQTLSAKTERWAEIAE; encoded by the coding sequence ATGGTGAGTATCCTGCAAGTGCAAAAGATCCACAAATCCTTTGGAGGCACCGTCGTCCTTGACGGAGTTAACCTCCAGGTAGAGGATAGAGAGCGGGTGGGTCTAATCGGACCCAACGGCGCCGGGAAATCGACGCTGCTAAAAATCATCACCGGCCGCCTTCCCGCTGATGAAGGCGAAATCGCCGTACCCAAAAGTGCCCGGATCGGTTATTTAGCCCAGGAGTTTGAAACCGATTCCGCCGGTGTAATTTGGGACGAAGTGATGCGGGCATTTGCCTCCTTACGGGAGCAGGAGAAGAAGCTGCGGGAGATGGAAGCCCGTATGGGGGACGAGACGGTCCTAGCGGATGAAAGCCAGTATGAGTCGCTATTGGCCCAATATGCCCGCCTACAGGAATCCTTTGAACGAGATGGCGGCTATGACTACGAAGCGCGGGCAAAGGGAGCGCTAAACGGCCTTGGGTTAGGTACACTCGATTGGAATTCGACTCCAGTTCAATCCCTCAGCGGTGGGCAGAAGACGCGGCTTGCCTTGGCGCGGTTGCTGTTGGAACAACCCGATCTGATCATTTTAGATGAGCCGACCAACTATCTGGATATGGATGCCCTCTCCTGGTTGGAACATACATTGGAATCGTATCCTCACGCAGTGTTGGTCGTCTCCCACGATCGCTATTTTCTCGATCGCATCGTCACCGTCATCTATGAGGTGGAACGGACACGGGTTACCCGCTACCCCGGAAACTATACCGATTACATCCGACAGCGGGAAGAGCGGCTGGCACAGTGGGCAAAGGAATATGAACAACAGCAAACGGAAATCAAACGGATGGAGGATTTTGTCCAGCGCAATCTAGCACGAGCCTCCACTACCAAACGGGCTCAGAGCAGGCGTAAGGCGTTAGAACGGATGGATAAACTGGAAAAACCACCAGGTGAACGAAACCGCGCCGCCATCCGTTTTGAAACCCGCACCCGCACCGGCAAAGAGGTGCTGACCACCGACGATCTAACCGCCGGTTATCCAGGGTCACCCCCTCTGATCCGTTCCTGCGATCTCCAGTTGGAACGGGGAGATCGGGTAGCTCTCGTCGGTCCCAACGGCGCCGGAAAATCGACGTTGTTAAAAACACTGGCAGGCAAATTGAAGCCGTTGGCGGGCACCATCCGTTGGGGCAGCGGTGTAGAGCTGGATGATTACGATCAGGAACAAGAAGAGCTGAACGGAGAAGCGACAGTATTGGATGAAGTGTGGAATGCACACCCGCGTTTAAACCAGACGGAAATTCGTTCCTATCTAGGGCAATTTTTGTTTAACGGTGACGCCGTCTTTAAACAAGTTAAGGACCTAAGCGGAGGGGAAAAAGCGCGTCTCTCTTTGGTAAAACGCCTGCTGAACCAAGCCAATATGCTGTTGATGGATGAACCGACCAACCACTTGGACATGGACAGCAAAGAACGGCTCGAGGAAGCCTTGGAGGGGTTTGCGGGCACGTTGCTGTTTGTCTCCCACGATCGTTATCTGATCAAACGCCTGGCCAACCGCGTCTGGGAAGTGCGAAACGGCGATGTACTTGTTTATGAGGGCAACTATGATGCATTCCGGGAACAAGTGCGGCAGCGGGAGCAAGCACAGACAGAGCAAATCGCTTCTCCAACCGCTCCTTCTCACCATGAATCCCTCCGCCAACAACGCCAACGCGAGCGAGAGACCCGTCGCCTTCAGCAGGAGGCGGAGGCGCTAGAACAGGAAATCGAAGCTTTAGAAGAGGAGATTGCCTGGATTGAAGCGGAGCTGTGCAAACCGGAGGTTTACCAAGACCCCAACAAAAACCTTCCCCTGCAAGAGCGATTAATGGAACGACAACAAACCTTATCCGCCAAAACGGAACGTTGGGCGGAAATCGCCGAGTAA
- a CDS encoding molybdopterin-binding protein, with translation MKSKLREVHVSEAVGLVLAHDLTQVLPGKYKGPLFRKGHVVREEDREALLSIGKEHLYVLEIAEGEWHENDAALRIATAVCGTGLTLTQPREGKVNLVAERDGLLQVDANRVHGINQVEQAVLSTRKTDIPVKKEDIVAATRVIPLLYPEERLRQVEAAALADATLPVLEVVPFPQRKVGVVITGSEVYHGRIQDRFGPVVQEKVERFGSVIMGQTLASDEKDRIIEQVRAFVEQGADLVCVTGGMSVDPDDRTPGAIKALGADVISYGTPMLPGSMLMVAYYQQTPILGLPGCVIHDEYTSFDVFLPRILVGKRITRHDIVQLGYGGLHSC, from the coding sequence ATGAAGAGCAAGTTGCGGGAGGTTCATGTCTCCGAAGCGGTGGGGCTCGTATTGGCCCATGACTTGACCCAGGTGCTCCCCGGAAAATATAAAGGTCCCTTGTTTCGAAAAGGGCATGTGGTTCGTGAAGAGGATCGGGAAGCCTTGTTGTCCATCGGCAAGGAGCACTTATATGTACTGGAGATTGCGGAAGGAGAGTGGCACGAGAACGATGCTGCTCTTCGCATCGCTACGGCGGTATGTGGAACGGGATTGACCTTGACCCAGCCCCGGGAAGGGAAAGTTAACCTGGTGGCGGAACGAGATGGATTATTACAGGTGGATGCAAACCGTGTCCATGGGATTAATCAGGTGGAACAGGCGGTGTTATCCACTCGAAAAACGGATATCCCCGTTAAAAAGGAAGACATCGTGGCTGCAACACGCGTGATCCCGCTTCTCTATCCGGAAGAGCGACTGAGACAGGTGGAAGCAGCCGCACTAGCCGATGCAACATTGCCTGTGCTGGAGGTTGTCCCGTTTCCGCAGCGCAAAGTCGGGGTGGTGATCACCGGCAGTGAGGTGTACCACGGTCGTATTCAGGATCGCTTTGGCCCGGTGGTGCAGGAAAAAGTGGAACGCTTTGGCTCCGTTATCATGGGTCAAACCTTGGCCAGTGACGAAAAGGATCGTATCATTGAGCAAGTGCGGGCATTTGTTGAACAGGGTGCGGACTTGGTTTGCGTTACCGGCGGTATGTCCGTCGATCCCGATGATCGCACACCAGGGGCAATCAAAGCACTGGGGGCGGATGTTATCAGCTATGGAACGCCGATGCTGCCAGGGTCGATGTTGATGGTGGCTTATTATCAGCAAACGCCGATACTCGGTTTGCCGGGTTGCGTCATTCATGATGAATACACGTCATTTGATGTGTTTTTGCCGCGGATATTGGTAGGGAAACGCATTACTCGCCATGATATCGTGCAGTTGGGCTACGGTGGCCTTCATTCCTGTTGA
- a CDS encoding 5-formyltetrahydrofolate cyclo-ligase, with protein MIDKKRIETDDIATIEKWGCDWITAAKRRERSRKWTHAMMDPSTKQELRRQWLRRREALDAAVVRKHSLEICRHLHRHPLYREAKRVLYTMPHRNEVDLRLLMEWAWQEEKGVILPRALKEERTLHLYRVQGWDELSLGAFGIMEPAGLPHTEVKAAEVDLALVPGVAFDRRGYRLGYGGGYFDRFFADEGKNTVALGVAYAFQIVPTVFPEAHDVPMAGVMTEEGWVG; from the coding sequence TTGATCGACAAAAAACGGATCGAGACTGATGACATCGCCACCATCGAAAAATGGGGCTGTGATTGGATAACAGCAGCAAAAAGGAGGGAGCGGTCCAGGAAGTGGACCCATGCGATGATGGACCCATCTACCAAACAAGAGCTGCGCCGACAGTGGCTGCGGCGGCGGGAAGCGTTGGACGCGGCTGTTGTGCGTAAGCATTCCCTTGAAATCTGTCGACATCTCCATCGGCATCCGTTATACCGTGAGGCAAAGCGGGTGCTGTATACGATGCCTCATCGCAATGAAGTGGATCTGCGTCTGTTGATGGAGTGGGCGTGGCAGGAGGAAAAAGGGGTGATCCTTCCCCGCGCCTTAAAGGAGGAGCGCACCCTGCACCTGTACCGTGTCCAAGGGTGGGACGAGTTGTCACTTGGTGCTTTCGGCATCATGGAACCTGCCGGACTGCCGCATACCGAGGTAAAGGCGGCAGAAGTGGATCTAGCCTTAGTCCCTGGTGTCGCCTTTGACCGGCGCGGCTATCGCTTAGGGTACGGCGGGGGCTATTTTGACCGTTTTTTTGCAGACGAAGGAAAGAATACGGTCGCCCTCGGTGTCGCCTACGCCTTCCAAATCGTGCCGACGGTATTTCCTGAGGCTCATGATGTGCCGATGGCAGGAGTGATGACGGAGGAGGGATGGGTGGGGTGA
- a CDS encoding redox-sensing transcriptional repressor Rex, with translation MSEGKIPQVTAKRLPLYYRYLEKLHAIGKKRISSSQLSDALQIDPATIRRDLSYLGELGKKGYGYNVNYLLQFLRDFLHQDEVTNVVLVGVGHLGTALLGYNFYRSHNTKIVAGFDADISKVGKEVDGIPVFSMERFQEVVELHQVEVAILTVPATVAQATVDMIVDAGIRGIMNFTPVRLTVPPHVRMHNIDLTIELQTLIYFLKNFPIDEDLPVLEVGERDHER, from the coding sequence ATGTCTGAAGGAAAAATACCGCAGGTGACTGCCAAGCGGTTGCCCCTCTATTATCGATATCTGGAGAAATTGCACGCAATCGGGAAAAAGCGTATTTCGTCCTCTCAACTGAGCGATGCATTGCAGATTGATCCAGCTACCATCCGTCGCGATCTTTCCTATCTGGGTGAGCTGGGCAAAAAGGGTTACGGATATAATGTCAACTACCTATTGCAATTTTTACGCGATTTCCTTCATCAGGATGAGGTGACCAATGTCGTTCTGGTTGGTGTGGGGCATTTGGGAACCGCTTTGCTGGGCTACAATTTTTACCGCAGCCATAACACGAAAATCGTAGCCGGTTTTGATGCGGATATCTCAAAAGTGGGCAAAGAGGTGGACGGGATTCCGGTCTTTTCGATGGAACGCTTTCAGGAAGTGGTTGAGTTGCACCAAGTGGAGGTGGCGATCCTGACGGTTCCTGCTACCGTGGCCCAGGCGACGGTAGATATGATTGTGGATGCTGGCATTCGCGGGATCATGAATTTTACCCCCGTCCGACTGACCGTGCCCCCTCATGTGCGTATGCACAACATCGATTTGACAATTGAACTGCAAACTTTGATCTACTTCCTGAAAAACTTCCCTATCGACGAAGATCTTCCGGTGCTGGAGGTTGGAGAACGGGATCACGAAAGGTAG
- a CDS encoding S-ribosylhomocysteine lyase: MPKKMNVESFELDHTKVAAPYVRLAGTKKGLNGDEIHKYDIRFCQPNQEHMEMAGLHSLEHLMAENIRNHLDNVVDLSPMGCQTGFYLSVINHNDCDEILDVLAKTLNDVLAADEVPACNVVQCGWAANHSLEGAQAIARRMLAGKDEWKQVFAE; the protein is encoded by the coding sequence ATGCCTAAAAAAATGAACGTGGAAAGTTTTGAACTGGATCACACCAAAGTAGCAGCCCCCTACGTTCGCCTGGCGGGCACCAAAAAAGGGCTTAACGGGGATGAAATTCATAAATACGATATCCGTTTCTGCCAACCCAACCAAGAACATATGGAGATGGCGGGACTCCATTCGCTGGAACACCTGATGGCGGAAAATATCCGTAACCACCTGGACAACGTGGTCGACTTAAGTCCCATGGGTTGCCAAACCGGCTTTTATCTCTCGGTGATCAACCATAACGATTGCGATGAAATCCTGGATGTGCTGGCCAAAACCTTAAACGATGTGCTGGCAGCGGATGAAGTGCCCGCCTGTAATGTAGTCCAATGCGGTTGGGCTGCCAACCACAGCCTTGAAGGAGCACAAGCAATCGCTCGCCGTATGTTGGCGGGCAAGGATGAGTGGAAGCAGGTGTTTGCGGAGTGA